A stretch of Henckelia pumila isolate YLH828 chromosome 4, ASM3356847v2, whole genome shotgun sequence DNA encodes these proteins:
- the LOC140863036 gene encoding GATA transcription factor 24-like isoform X2 translates to MSGTIHCNADSISAPSYTTDILKSSRMQRKKGQFTSSKSVSEEPGSSSADFAGGQDEQETLCRHCGISSKSTPMMRRGPDGPRTLCNACGLKWANKGVLRDLSKVPIVAVQPLFMDAVEMGNGEAHGADTIIPAANAYFQCRKDSVERLKVI, encoded by the exons ATGTCTGGCACAATTCATTGCAATGCTGATTCTATATCTGCGCCTTCATACACTACTGATATTCTGAAATCTTCCAGGATGCAGCGGAAGAAAGGTCAGTTTACATCATCCAAGTCAGTTTCTGAGGAACCAGGTTCGTCCTCTGCAGATTTTGCTGGTGGCCAAGATGAACAGGAGACCTT ATGTCGGCATTGTGGGATTAGTTCAAAGTCCACTCCTATGATGAGACGTGGACCAGATGGACCAAGAACACTGTGCAATGCATGTGGTCTTAAGTGGGCCAACAAG GGAGTACTAAGAGACCTTTCAAAAGTTCCAATTGTTGCCGTGCAACCACTTTTTATGGATGCTGTCGAAATG GGCAATGGTGAAGCTCATGGCGCTGATACCATTATCCCTGCTGCTAATGCATACTTCCAATGCAGAAAAGACAGTGTTGAACGCTTAAAGGTGATTTAG
- the LOC140863036 gene encoding GATA transcription factor 24-like isoform X3: MQRKKGQFTSSKSVSEEPGSSSADFAGGQDEQETFRCRHCGISSKSTPMMRRGPDGPRTLCNACGLKWANKGVLRDLSKVPIVAVQPLFMDAVEMGNGEAHGADTIIPAANAYFQCRKDSVERLKVI; encoded by the exons ATGCAGCGGAAGAAAGGTCAGTTTACATCATCCAAGTCAGTTTCTGAGGAACCAGGTTCGTCCTCTGCAGATTTTGCTGGTGGCCAAGATGAACAGGAGACCTT CAGATGTCGGCATTGTGGGATTAGTTCAAAGTCCACTCCTATGATGAGACGTGGACCAGATGGACCAAGAACACTGTGCAATGCATGTGGTCTTAAGTGGGCCAACAAG GGAGTACTAAGAGACCTTTCAAAAGTTCCAATTGTTGCCGTGCAACCACTTTTTATGGATGCTGTCGAAATG GGCAATGGTGAAGCTCATGGCGCTGATACCATTATCCCTGCTGCTAATGCATACTTCCAATGCAGAAAAGACAGTGTTGAACGCTTAAAGGTGATTTAG
- the LOC140863036 gene encoding GATA transcription factor 24-like isoform X4, which produces MQRKKGQFTSSKSVSEEPGSSSADFAGGQDEQETLCRHCGISSKSTPMMRRGPDGPRTLCNACGLKWANKGVLRDLSKVPIVAVQPLFMDAVEMGNGEAHGADTIIPAANAYFQCRKDSVERLKVI; this is translated from the exons ATGCAGCGGAAGAAAGGTCAGTTTACATCATCCAAGTCAGTTTCTGAGGAACCAGGTTCGTCCTCTGCAGATTTTGCTGGTGGCCAAGATGAACAGGAGACCTT ATGTCGGCATTGTGGGATTAGTTCAAAGTCCACTCCTATGATGAGACGTGGACCAGATGGACCAAGAACACTGTGCAATGCATGTGGTCTTAAGTGGGCCAACAAG GGAGTACTAAGAGACCTTTCAAAAGTTCCAATTGTTGCCGTGCAACCACTTTTTATGGATGCTGTCGAAATG GGCAATGGTGAAGCTCATGGCGCTGATACCATTATCCCTGCTGCTAATGCATACTTCCAATGCAGAAAAGACAGTGTTGAACGCTTAAAGGTGATTTAG
- the LOC140863036 gene encoding GATA transcription factor 24-like isoform X1, whose amino-acid sequence MSGTIHCNADSISAPSYTTDILKSSRMQRKKGQFTSSKSVSEEPGSSSADFAGGQDEQETFRCRHCGISSKSTPMMRRGPDGPRTLCNACGLKWANKGVLRDLSKVPIVAVQPLFMDAVEMGNGEAHGADTIIPAANAYFQCRKDSVERLKVI is encoded by the exons ATGTCTGGCACAATTCATTGCAATGCTGATTCTATATCTGCGCCTTCATACACTACTGATATTCTGAAATCTTCCAGGATGCAGCGGAAGAAAGGTCAGTTTACATCATCCAAGTCAGTTTCTGAGGAACCAGGTTCGTCCTCTGCAGATTTTGCTGGTGGCCAAGATGAACAGGAGACCTT CAGATGTCGGCATTGTGGGATTAGTTCAAAGTCCACTCCTATGATGAGACGTGGACCAGATGGACCAAGAACACTGTGCAATGCATGTGGTCTTAAGTGGGCCAACAAG GGAGTACTAAGAGACCTTTCAAAAGTTCCAATTGTTGCCGTGCAACCACTTTTTATGGATGCTGTCGAAATG GGCAATGGTGAAGCTCATGGCGCTGATACCATTATCCCTGCTGCTAATGCATACTTCCAATGCAGAAAAGACAGTGTTGAACGCTTAAAGGTGATTTAG
- the LOC140861211 gene encoding probable glycosyltransferase At5g03795, with protein sequence KFNFFSNFCLFWFSVQQWNEIVGGDVYHSEDVFQRNYDEMESKFKIYSYNRDDDDDDDDDTPRSIHWTYASESYFFKNIRESWFLTDDPHLAHLFFIPLSCHKIRQKIFLTMNIDDYCLLFMIKSNFVPSIRGVCSSSYVDRDGFIPHKDFAIPQINQPFAQPAGGNETHRRYCIVYVILGDHFDLPFVDILEWRKFALLLKEADVYILKDILKAKAGAEYRMLHNNLLKVQKHFRWNTPPVKLDAFHMVIYDLWLRRNVVK encoded by the exons AAATTCAATTTCTTTTCCAACTTTTGTTTATTTTGGTTTTCTGTTCAGCAGTGGAATGAGATTGTTGGTGGAGATGTTTATCACTCGGAAGACGTTTTTCAGAGGAACTACGACGAAATGGAGAGCAAGTTCAAGATTTATTCATACAAcagagatgatgatgatgatgatgatgatgatacacCAAGATCGATTCATTGGACGTATGCAAGCGAAAGCTATTTTTTCAAGAATATCAGAGAGAGCTGGTTCTTGACAGATGATCCTCATCTTGCCCATTTGTTCTTCATCCCTCTTTCTTGTCACAAAATTCGCCAAAAG ATTTTTCTCACAATGAACATTGATGATTATTGTTTACTGTTCAT GATTAAATCAAATTTTGTTCCATCAATCCGAGGTGTCTGCTCTTCTAGTTATGTAGATAGAGATGGATTCATCCCACACAAAGATTTTGCAATTCCTCAGATAAATCAGCCATTTGCACAACCAGCCGGAGGAAATGAGACACACAGGAGGTATTGTATTGTATACG TAATCTTGGGAGACCACTTTGATTTGCCATTTGTTGACATTCTTGAATGGCGAAAATTTGCTCTTCTTTTGAAAGAGGCAGATGTGTACATACTAAAGGACATTTTGAAGGCCAAAGCAGGTGCAGAATACAGAATGTTACACAACAATCTACTCAAG GTGCAGAAACATTTCCGGTGGAATACGCCCCCAGTGAAATTAGATGCATTCCATATGGTGATATATGATCTATGGTTGAGGAGGAACGTAGTTAAGTGA